A genomic stretch from uncultured Cohaesibacter sp. includes:
- a CDS encoding phage tail tape measure protein, with amino-acid sequence MSTREIETKLTVQGVDKLTGSLGKMSGAAGKFVTKTKRELGQLQKLRGPVKLIEDFRKAESQLGKSATTMKAARKRAKELGQAFKNATRPTAKMRVELERTQSAARKAPSKFKANSGALKTAGIHTGLGVLSVLKNPVDEAKNFEEEMVAVGAVTRTLRDKKKFGQLRDQALRLGETTSFTNVDAASAQRFLSIAGMSVSDILSSMPSVLNLSKAGRIDLAGTADIASNIMSGYGMTGKDMGRISDVLVGTFNRSKVNVKQISETLEYVGPKAKAAGLELEYVAAATGKLGDAGIQGSMAGAALNTVISRLSGPPKMAKKALARLGVETKDLNGNLRPFEELLDEIADKMKDLGSAEQIELTKKIAGEEGSRAFTVLLEQRAHIKKLRDELKAAKGEAKEMASIMGDNAAGDEKVLEAAWSAFKTEIGTQLLPYYRELLQTTTELINAGREWVKANPELTKTIAVLAGAVGSLLVFGGGAAFAFAGVVGSFTLLKATLKAGGLVRALGSFGSALDDYSTKADNVTTKNGRLWRSFKGLLKKGGSALLSRGGLATVGALALPLALYSAGRKDAERAKADPDAWLSKFNGMKPQDDVERAILWQHSQRIGSGFAPSNELTKARERLHFYRNADPETRAKFAENAKQTIASMKAALDAAATDVHASPLPSALNEQATGVRSSPLTQALAEKAAQIRSVNVSGGAASKPVDGQRTVGGPGYAGASYQVNEDGTEVATFAKNGRVLSRKDSMAAVAGQRGGGDVFAPQIHISGGGMDPSAIAQAVRAELERLWHDQKMSSFHNSEFA; translated from the coding sequence ATGTCAACGCGGGAAATCGAAACCAAACTAACGGTGCAGGGTGTCGATAAGCTCACCGGGTCTCTCGGCAAAATGTCCGGCGCGGCTGGCAAATTCGTTACCAAGACAAAGCGTGAGTTGGGCCAGCTCCAAAAACTGCGCGGGCCGGTCAAGCTGATCGAGGATTTCCGCAAGGCTGAAAGTCAACTCGGTAAGTCGGCAACCACAATGAAGGCCGCGAGAAAGCGAGCCAAAGAGCTTGGTCAGGCTTTCAAGAATGCGACTCGACCAACCGCGAAAATGCGGGTTGAGCTGGAGCGGACGCAAAGTGCTGCGAGAAAGGCCCCCTCAAAATTCAAGGCCAACTCTGGGGCACTCAAGACTGCCGGGATCCATACCGGTCTCGGGGTCTTGTCTGTCTTGAAAAATCCGGTCGATGAGGCAAAGAATTTTGAGGAGGAAATGGTCGCAGTTGGCGCTGTGACCCGCACGCTCCGCGACAAGAAAAAATTTGGTCAGTTGCGCGATCAGGCGCTCCGGTTGGGGGAGACCACAAGTTTTACCAATGTCGATGCAGCAAGCGCTCAGCGCTTTCTTAGTATCGCAGGTATGTCGGTGTCCGACATTCTCAGCTCTATGCCTTCGGTCCTCAACCTGTCCAAGGCCGGGCGTATCGATCTTGCTGGTACGGCGGACATTGCCTCCAATATCATGTCTGGTTATGGCATGACCGGTAAGGATATGGGGCGGATTTCTGATGTGCTGGTTGGCACTTTCAACCGGTCCAAAGTCAACGTGAAACAGATTAGCGAAACCCTCGAATATGTCGGGCCAAAAGCCAAGGCGGCGGGGCTAGAGCTGGAGTATGTTGCAGCGGCTACCGGCAAACTTGGAGACGCCGGTATTCAGGGCTCAATGGCTGGTGCGGCGCTTAATACTGTTATCTCTCGCCTTTCTGGCCCGCCTAAAATGGCGAAAAAGGCCCTTGCGCGCCTCGGCGTTGAAACCAAGGATCTCAATGGCAATCTCAGGCCATTTGAGGAACTGCTCGATGAGATCGCTGATAAAATGAAAGATCTCGGCAGTGCTGAGCAGATCGAGTTGACCAAGAAAATCGCAGGTGAGGAGGGTTCACGTGCTTTCACTGTTCTGTTGGAGCAAAGGGCGCATATAAAAAAGCTGCGTGATGAGCTGAAAGCTGCAAAAGGTGAGGCCAAGGAAATGGCCTCCATTATGGGAGACAATGCAGCGGGTGATGAGAAAGTCTTGGAGGCGGCATGGTCGGCGTTCAAGACGGAAATCGGCACTCAGCTTTTGCCCTACTATCGCGAGCTTTTGCAGACCACCACCGAGCTGATCAATGCCGGGCGTGAATGGGTCAAGGCCAACCCGGAATTGACCAAGACTATTGCTGTGTTAGCTGGGGCCGTTGGCTCCCTGTTGGTGTTCGGCGGAGGTGCTGCCTTTGCTTTCGCTGGGGTTGTTGGGTCCTTTACCTTGCTTAAGGCAACCTTGAAGGCTGGGGGCTTGGTGCGGGCTCTCGGCTCGTTTGGCAGTGCGCTAGATGACTATTCGACCAAGGCCGACAACGTGACCACTAAAAATGGCAGATTGTGGCGGTCCTTTAAAGGACTGCTGAAAAAAGGCGGGTCTGCTCTGTTGTCGCGGGGTGGTTTGGCTACTGTTGGTGCTTTGGCTTTGCCATTGGCACTCTATTCGGCGGGCCGTAAGGATGCCGAGCGTGCAAAGGCTGACCCCGATGCGTGGCTCAGCAAGTTTAATGGAATGAAACCTCAGGATGACGTTGAAAGGGCTATACTTTGGCAGCATTCTCAGCGAATTGGAAGCGGCTTCGCGCCGAGCAATGAGCTGACGAAAGCCAGAGAGCGGCTGCATTTTTACCGGAATGCTGACCCTGAAACGCGTGCAAAGTTTGCTGAGAATGCAAAGCAGACTATTGCGAGCATGAAAGCGGCTCTGGACGCAGCGGCAACGGATGTGCATGCCTCGCCCTTGCCGTCTGCTTTGAATGAGCAAGCTACTGGAGTGCGCTCCTCGCCTCTTACTCAGGCCTTGGCGGAAAAGGCGGCGCAAATCCGATCCGTCAATGTGTCGGGCGGGGCCGCGTCCAAGCCGGTCGATGGCCAAAGGACCGTGGGTGGTCCGGGTTATGCCGGGGCTTCCTATCAAGTCAATGAGGATGGCACTGAGGTTGCCACATTCGCCAAGAATGGCCGTGTTTTATCCCGCAAGGATAGCATGGCGGCGGTCGCTGGCCAGCGGGGCGGCGGGGATGTCTTCGCGCCTCAGATCCATATTAGCGGCGGCGGTATGGATCCGTCTGCGATTGCTCAGGCTGTTCGGGCCGAGCTTGAACGGCTTTGGCATGACCAAAAGATGAGCAGCTTTCACAATTCGGAGTTTGCGTGA
- a CDS encoding phage tail protein yields the protein MSDLFVIDGVVIKGQVFGGLRSSQSTSARVARKGVLGGRQTHEKIGKGDKKFTLQGKIAPFELGGFPEVTGLEEACDNATPVFVARGDGSVMGWYTITSCEMSDRHLSGRGIGRVIDVSLDLELTLKPDLAAAMTRLKNLMERLGL from the coding sequence ATGTCTGATCTATTTGTCATTGATGGGGTGGTGATCAAAGGGCAGGTCTTTGGTGGGCTGAGATCCTCCCAATCGACCTCTGCGCGGGTCGCTCGCAAGGGCGTGCTGGGTGGTCGGCAAACTCATGAGAAAATCGGCAAGGGTGACAAGAAATTCACCCTTCAGGGCAAGATAGCGCCTTTCGAGCTTGGTGGCTTTCCTGAGGTCACCGGGCTTGAGGAGGCGTGTGATAATGCAACCCCGGTTTTTGTGGCGCGTGGTGATGGGTCGGTTATGGGCTGGTATACAATCACGTCTTGCGAGATGTCTGACAGGCATTTGAGTGGTCGCGGGATCGGCCGGGTGATTGATGTCAGTCTTGACCTGGAATTGACACTCAAGCCGGATCTGGCAGCTGCCATGACCAGGCTCAAAAATCTGATGGAAAGGCTCGGCTTGTGA
- a CDS encoding tail protein X, whose translation MSGYEVIKVRVTGLKLSGLLWSHYRRRIVGAVEEVLHLNAGLSAFVELPLGIEIKVPVASSFEAAEQVTAVRIFD comes from the coding sequence ATGTCTGGTTATGAAGTGATCAAGGTCAGGGTGACCGGCCTGAAACTATCAGGCCTGCTCTGGTCGCATTACCGGCGGCGCATTGTGGGTGCGGTTGAGGAGGTGTTGCACCTTAATGCCGGTCTGTCGGCTTTTGTCGAGCTGCCGCTCGGAATTGAGATCAAGGTGCCGGTCGCCTCCAGCTTTGAGGCGGCTGAGCAAGTCACTGCAGTGAGGATTTTTGACTGA
- a CDS encoding contractile injection system protein, VgrG/Pvc8 family: MGASYYAVSIAGQLRLSSEDNPARVISLTINDPDEAAATASLTLDDKDGVIYLPQKNDPVSITLGRSKGGAQETFRGKVSNVTSSGGNGGRTLSVLADAADLTGKAKQPLQKSWQNKSVKDILTDAAKEAGLQPPRIDEAIGKIIRVSEVADGESYLEFAKRIGREVGGKSSLFDDLPVMIEANGGKSASGRSLVPVDVIWADQSPNLTGWSISPKQSRFAHSAFAARYFDFEKGEVVEVEAEGQKEAKAKARSSASLKATKEEAEVAAKSDKEGAERAAANGTITCDGNPAIFAGGLINLKGARAGVDGQYRVKSCTHTLNASGYLCSLQVELPKGGAGKDNRSQ, encoded by the coding sequence ATGGGTGCAAGTTATTATGCGGTGTCAATCGCTGGTCAATTGCGCCTTTCCAGTGAGGATAACCCGGCGCGGGTGATCAGCCTGACGATCAATGACCCTGATGAGGCGGCGGCGACCGCTTCCCTGACGCTCGATGACAAGGATGGGGTTATCTATTTGCCGCAAAAGAATGATCCGGTGTCGATCACCTTGGGGCGGTCGAAAGGTGGCGCGCAAGAGACCTTCCGGGGCAAGGTGAGCAATGTTACCTCAAGCGGTGGCAATGGTGGCCGGACCCTATCGGTTTTGGCTGATGCGGCAGACCTGACAGGCAAGGCAAAACAGCCCTTGCAAAAGAGCTGGCAAAATAAGTCTGTCAAAGACATTTTGACCGATGCGGCAAAAGAGGCTGGTCTCCAGCCTCCTCGCATTGATGAGGCAATCGGCAAAATCATCCGTGTCAGCGAGGTGGCCGATGGCGAGAGCTATCTGGAATTTGCCAAGCGCATAGGTCGTGAGGTTGGCGGCAAGTCAAGCCTGTTTGATGACTTGCCGGTCATGATCGAGGCCAATGGTGGCAAGTCTGCGAGCGGTCGCTCGCTCGTGCCGGTCGATGTCATTTGGGCGGACCAGTCGCCCAATCTGACCGGCTGGTCGATCTCACCAAAGCAAAGCCGGTTCGCGCATTCCGCCTTTGCAGCGCGCTATTTTGATTTTGAAAAGGGCGAGGTGGTTGAGGTTGAGGCCGAGGGCCAGAAAGAGGCTAAGGCCAAAGCGCGCTCCAGCGCTTCGCTCAAGGCCACAAAAGAAGAGGCTGAGGTTGCGGCCAAGTCAGACAAGGAAGGCGCTGAGCGGGCTGCTGCGAACGGTACAATCACCTGTGATGGTAACCCTGCGATCTTTGCGGGCGGTCTGATCAACCTGAAAGGCGCGCGGGCTGGGGTGGATGGCCAATATAGGGTCAAGAGCTGCACCCATACGCTCAACGCCTCAGGCTATCTTTGCAGCTTGCAAGTCGAACTGCCAAAGGGTGGGGCCGGTAAAGACAACCGGTCCCAATAG
- a CDS encoding peptidoglycan-binding protein has product MRNLSTEQLRRVQVRLKALGFDPGPIDGLPGPKTSAAIIAFKKSVNLNPRDKVGPITLRMLFEVKTNAKGVELDIPPLARPLIQRLGWHEGRNTLDLTRWFRAFGKVLGNPKQLPWCGEGAENAALEMFPSVPVPSNPFFAQNWRFYGVDAGGPMIGSFGVIRWSAKAGHIGVVANYDRKTGMVTLLGCNQKNRIGYDSFHIRHFIAFRVPPSEEGKIYAPFAGTRPSSGYGATR; this is encoded by the coding sequence ATGAGAAACCTCTCAACCGAGCAGCTCAGGCGCGTTCAAGTCAGGCTCAAGGCTTTGGGCTTCGATCCGGGGCCTATTGATGGCTTGCCGGGGCCAAAGACCTCGGCGGCGATCATCGCCTTTAAAAAATCGGTCAACCTCAACCCGCGCGATAAGGTCGGTCCGATCACTTTGCGCATGCTGTTTGAGGTCAAGACCAATGCAAAGGGCGTTGAGCTGGACATTCCGCCTCTTGCTCGGCCACTTATCCAGCGCCTTGGCTGGCATGAGGGCCGCAATACGCTTGATCTGACGCGCTGGTTTCGCGCCTTTGGCAAGGTGCTGGGCAACCCTAAACAGCTTCCTTGGTGTGGTGAGGGGGCCGAGAATGCTGCACTGGAAATGTTTCCATCGGTGCCGGTGCCGTCCAATCCGTTCTTTGCTCAAAACTGGCGGTTTTATGGCGTTGATGCTGGCGGGCCGATGATCGGATCATTCGGGGTTATCCGCTGGAGCGCAAAGGCTGGTCATATCGGGGTTGTTGCCAATTATGATCGCAAGACCGGCATGGTCACCCTGTTGGGCTGCAATCAGAAAAACCGGATCGGCTATGATAGTTTCCATATTCGCCACTTCATAGCCTTCCGCGTGCCGCCTTCTGAGGAAGGCAAGATCTATGCGCCTTTTGCAGGGACGCGTCCATCCTCTGGCTATGGGGCAACACGATGA
- a CDS encoding alpha/beta fold hydrolase, with amino-acid sequence MQTRLNFVDMGEGDGDPVVFLHGFGGDVSGWLNFQVGLSGSWRSLAFDLPGHGGSLDYPKTCNAVVAAKAVLDDLAAMNIGKVHLVGHSMGGAAASVIALRRPELVASLSLLAPGGFGAEINQALLRRYASQQDEEGLQMVLEQFFGTEFRLPRAMAGYAAKQRQDPRMCENLKRTAEAILDGKRQKILPLDELGALPVPIKILWGRQDRVIPVGQCVGLPPMMAVHIFEKAGHMVHLEASREVLSLIRQCIRSAR; translated from the coding sequence GTGCAGACCAGATTGAATTTTGTAGACATGGGTGAGGGGGATGGCGATCCCGTGGTCTTTCTGCACGGCTTTGGTGGCGATGTGAGCGGCTGGTTGAATTTTCAGGTTGGACTGTCTGGTTCCTGGCGCTCACTTGCTTTCGATCTGCCTGGCCATGGAGGATCGCTGGACTATCCAAAAACATGCAATGCAGTGGTTGCTGCCAAGGCGGTTCTGGATGATCTGGCAGCCATGAATATCGGTAAGGTTCATCTTGTGGGGCATTCCATGGGCGGTGCGGCAGCGTCTGTTATCGCCTTAAGGCGGCCCGAGCTCGTGGCTTCTCTCAGCCTTCTTGCGCCGGGTGGTTTCGGGGCTGAGATCAATCAGGCCCTGCTAAGGCGCTATGCCTCGCAACAGGATGAGGAAGGCTTGCAGATGGTGCTGGAGCAGTTTTTTGGTACTGAGTTCCGTCTGCCCCGTGCCATGGCAGGCTATGCGGCAAAGCAGCGTCAGGATCCGCGTATGTGCGAAAATCTGAAGCGGACTGCCGAGGCCATTCTGGATGGCAAGAGACAGAAGATATTGCCGCTGGATGAATTGGGAGCCTTGCCTGTGCCTATCAAGATACTCTGGGGGCGTCAGGATCGCGTCATTCCCGTCGGTCAATGTGTTGGTCTGCCTCCCATGATGGCGGTGCATATTTTCGAGAAAGCAGGCCATATGGTGCATCTGGAGGCCAGCCGCGAGGTCTTGTCTCTCATACGACAGTGTATCCGCTCTGCACGCTAA
- a CDS encoding metallophosphoesterase, which translates to MFRLAHISDPHLGPLPEATAWQLANKRIFGYVNWRRNRKGVLTTDTLDNLITDMQEQHPDHLAVTGDLVNLALPAEIANAKRWLTTLGAPEDVSVIPGNHDAYVPNARMKAEEAWRPFMSGDIVHSGPLSFPYLRVREKIAIIGVNSARATLPLLATGYFRKSQAKKLAKLLDECKEKGLFRVVMIHHPPLKRSTHWHKRLIGGSRFRKTLAKHGSELVLHGHTHLLTKETTQGPNGPIPVICVPSASQGLGNSHKPAARFNLFDIDGEAGDWRCRLIERGYSSQDKQISELSNQMLPIPNA; encoded by the coding sequence ATGTTTAGATTGGCGCACATTTCAGACCCCCACCTTGGCCCCCTGCCCGAAGCAACCGCCTGGCAGCTCGCCAACAAGCGCATTTTTGGTTATGTCAATTGGCGCCGAAATCGCAAGGGTGTTCTGACGACAGACACTCTGGATAATCTCATCACCGACATGCAGGAGCAGCACCCGGACCATCTGGCGGTGACGGGCGACCTTGTCAATCTGGCCCTACCAGCAGAAATAGCCAATGCAAAGCGCTGGCTGACCACGCTGGGCGCGCCGGAAGATGTATCGGTCATCCCGGGCAATCACGATGCCTATGTGCCCAATGCGCGCATGAAAGCCGAAGAAGCCTGGCGCCCCTTCATGAGCGGAGATATCGTCCATTCGGGCCCGCTTTCTTTCCCCTATCTCAGGGTACGCGAGAAGATTGCCATCATCGGCGTCAATTCCGCCCGGGCAACCCTTCCGTTGCTGGCGACCGGCTATTTCCGAAAGTCGCAGGCCAAAAAGCTCGCCAAGCTGCTGGATGAGTGCAAGGAAAAGGGCCTCTTTCGCGTTGTCATGATCCATCATCCGCCGCTGAAACGCTCGACCCATTGGCACAAAAGACTGATCGGTGGCTCACGCTTCCGCAAAACGCTGGCCAAGCATGGGTCAGAACTGGTCCTGCACGGACACACCCATCTCTTGACGAAGGAAACCACCCAAGGCCCCAATGGCCCCATTCCGGTCATCTGCGTTCCGAGCGCCTCGCAAGGATTGGGCAACAGCCACAAGCCGGCGGCGCGTTTCAATCTATTCGATATTGATGGAGAAGCAGGCGATTGGCGCTGCAGGCTCATCGAGCGCGGCTATTCTTCGCAAGACAAACAGATCAGCGAGTTGAGCAACCAGATGCTCCCCATCCCCAACGCGTAA
- a CDS encoding N-acetyltransferase, with product MCQLDFTLERELPLHVSAIEQLHRDAFGPGRFARTAFRVREAVEPEPSLSFVATSHGHLAGSVRLSPIRIGACRALLLGPLAVNPDFKSKGAGKLLMERAIHDAKELDYCAILLVGDYDYYARFGFERVPMGEIVMPGPVDPLRLLLLPFDDKAAGQCKGQVKPGL from the coding sequence ATGTGTCAGTTAGACTTTACCCTTGAGCGCGAGCTGCCGCTTCATGTGAGTGCTATCGAACAGTTGCATCGCGATGCATTCGGTCCCGGTCGTTTTGCGAGGACTGCCTTTCGCGTGCGTGAAGCGGTTGAGCCGGAGCCATCCTTGAGCTTTGTGGCTACGTCTCATGGCCATCTGGCCGGGTCTGTGCGATTGTCTCCTATCCGGATCGGGGCGTGTCGCGCTTTGTTGTTGGGGCCGCTGGCCGTCAATCCCGATTTCAAGAGCAAGGGGGCTGGCAAGCTTTTGATGGAGCGAGCCATTCATGACGCCAAGGAGCTGGACTATTGCGCGATTTTGCTGGTTGGCGATTATGACTATTATGCGCGGTTTGGGTTTGAGCGCGTGCCCATGGGCGAGATTGTCATGCCCGGGCCGGTTGATCCTCTGCGTCTTCTGCTTTTGCCCTTTGACGACAAGGCTGCGGGGCAATGCAAGGGGCAGGTTAAGCCTGGTCTTTGA
- a CDS encoding DUF1285 domain-containing protein, translating into MPASLSALIERAGDNRPAPPVEQWHPDFCGDIDIRIASDGTWFYQGTPILRDALVRLFASVLRKDEDGRIYLVTPVEKLCIVVEDAPFLAVEMAFEGDASEGDGRLVFRTNVGDLVPLDGEHPIRFALEEQTQGLKAYLRVRGRLEALVTRALMFDLVARAEEGTGDACGHYGIRSGDRFFPICSMEELAMLEGMA; encoded by the coding sequence ATGCCTGCCAGTTTATCTGCGCTGATAGAACGGGCCGGAGACAACCGGCCTGCGCCTCCTGTGGAGCAATGGCATCCTGATTTCTGTGGCGATATCGATATCCGCATCGCTAGCGACGGGACATGGTTCTATCAGGGGACGCCCATTCTGCGTGATGCTCTGGTGCGGCTATTTGCTTCGGTTCTTCGTAAGGATGAAGACGGGCGCATCTATCTTGTAACCCCCGTTGAAAAGCTCTGCATTGTCGTTGAGGATGCTCCCTTTCTGGCTGTTGAAATGGCCTTTGAGGGTGATGCGTCGGAGGGCGACGGGCGCTTGGTTTTTCGCACCAATGTAGGCGATCTTGTGCCGCTTGATGGTGAGCATCCGATCCGGTTTGCGCTTGAGGAGCAAACCCAAGGCCTCAAGGCCTATCTGCGTGTGCGTGGTCGGCTTGAGGCGCTGGTTACCCGGGCCTTGATGTTCGATCTGGTGGCTCGTGCCGAGGAAGGGACTGGGGACGCATGCGGCCATTATGGTATTCGCAGTGGCGATCGCTTCTTTCCCATTTGTTCAATGGAAGAATTGGCCATGCTTGAAGGTATGGCTTGA
- a CDS encoding CoA pyrophosphatase, with the protein MTDFSALEFRQRVVEALARDTESHRSPVEQTPIKDLAWHEGEVTALKDAAVLIPIVDRGREATIILTQRTSHLPSHAGQIAFPGGKVDDGDDSPQGAALREADEEIGLASRYVDTFGLLRPYISSTGYRIFPVLSTVQSGFDLVPNPCEVDEIFEVPLRFLMDPANHQRKSGEWRGKTRHYFAMPYKDHYIWGVTAGILRNLYETVYHS; encoded by the coding sequence ATGACGGATTTTTCAGCTCTTGAGTTTCGTCAACGGGTTGTTGAGGCTTTGGCGCGTGATACCGAGAGCCATCGCTCGCCGGTGGAGCAGACGCCAATCAAGGACCTGGCCTGGCATGAAGGCGAAGTGACCGCGCTCAAGGATGCGGCCGTTCTCATTCCGATTGTTGACCGGGGGCGGGAGGCAACGATTATCCTTACCCAGCGCACCAGTCATTTGCCCTCTCATGCCGGGCAGATTGCCTTTCCCGGCGGCAAGGTGGATGACGGAGATGATTCTCCGCAAGGGGCTGCCTTGAGGGAAGCGGATGAAGAAATCGGTCTGGCGTCACGGTATGTTGATACTTTCGGATTGCTCCGACCCTATATTTCCTCCACCGGGTATCGGATTTTTCCGGTTCTCTCTACCGTTCAGTCCGGTTTCGATCTGGTGCCAAACCCTTGTGAAGTCGATGAAATTTTCGAAGTGCCCCTGCGCTTTCTGATGGACCCTGCCAATCACCAAAGAAAGAGCGGGGAGTGGCGAGGAAAAACGAGACATTACTTTGCAATGCCCTACAAGGATCACTATATCTGGGGGGTTACCGCTGGAATTCTCCGAAACCTTTACGAGACGGTCTATCATTCATGA
- a CDS encoding DUF6111 family protein, producing MIRVIITQVILFLLPFILYAAYLFLTRKINKRAWIDAPRYWLVLAGVVFCLVGFIVMSLVNNNSLNGTYVPAHFDGDKVVPGQIMSE from the coding sequence ATGATCCGCGTCATCATAACGCAAGTTATTCTTTTCCTGCTGCCATTCATTCTTTATGCGGCTTACCTTTTTCTGACCAGAAAAATCAACAAGCGGGCATGGATTGATGCGCCTCGATACTGGCTCGTTCTGGCTGGCGTGGTCTTCTGTCTGGTTGGCTTTATCGTCATGTCGCTGGTCAACAACAATTCATTGAACGGAACCTATGTTCCGGCCCATTTCGACGGGGACAAGGTTGTTCCCGGGCAAATCATGAGTGAGTGA
- a CDS encoding CCA tRNA nucleotidyltransferase produces MCGQDYSCVVADEPAFQWRHDPALQRLFSLVNRDGEEVRVVGGAVRNSLLGAKVSEIDCATTAEPDKIMAWAQEAGIKAIPTGIDHGTVTLVIDGRPFELTTLRTDIETDGRHAEVAFGRDWVGDAHRRDFTMNAVYMDAAGRLYDPVGQGIKDARARHVRFIGDANQRIAEDYLRVLRFFRFFSQYGERFEEGDYQACIAAQASLATLSAERVGAEMTKLLEGPFSVRALHAMHKGGMLTGLLACVPHLARFTRLKALAAQLYLKPDFNVLLTALCVDVREDAERLAKTLRLPNRNRDAMMRMAKTVCSIVAIDEQVLEQLAYMHGKETARDLVLLALARRQISPDLTKLSMLLRDIALWTVPVFPLNGRDLIDKGMKPGPQIGSHLDQLEKAWVASGFALSKGRLLSMARSLH; encoded by the coding sequence ATGTGCGGCCAAGACTATAGCTGTGTTGTTGCCGATGAACCGGCGTTTCAATGGCGGCACGATCCTGCTTTGCAGAGGCTTTTCTCCCTGGTCAATCGCGATGGGGAAGAAGTGCGCGTTGTCGGCGGAGCCGTGCGCAATTCCCTGCTTGGGGCGAAGGTCTCCGAGATCGACTGCGCCACCACTGCGGAGCCGGATAAGATCATGGCATGGGCGCAAGAGGCTGGCATCAAGGCGATCCCCACCGGCATCGATCATGGCACCGTAACGCTTGTCATTGATGGGCGTCCCTTTGAGCTGACCACTCTGCGCACAGATATTGAAACCGATGGACGCCACGCCGAAGTGGCTTTCGGACGGGATTGGGTCGGGGATGCCCACCGGCGTGATTTCACGATGAATGCGGTTTATATGGATGCTGCCGGGCGGCTTTATGATCCTGTCGGGCAAGGCATCAAGGACGCGCGTGCGCGCCATGTGCGTTTCATCGGTGATGCCAACCAGCGGATTGCTGAAGACTATTTGCGCGTGCTGCGCTTTTTCCGTTTCTTCTCTCAATATGGCGAGCGTTTTGAAGAGGGCGACTATCAAGCCTGCATTGCCGCACAAGCTTCGCTGGCAACGCTCTCGGCAGAGCGCGTGGGGGCAGAAATGACCAAGCTGTTGGAAGGGCCATTTTCTGTCAGGGCCCTTCATGCGATGCATAAGGGGGGGATGCTAACGGGATTGCTGGCCTGTGTGCCTCATCTGGCGCGTTTTACGCGCCTTAAAGCACTGGCAGCCCAGCTTTATCTCAAGCCAGATTTCAATGTGCTGCTGACAGCCCTGTGCGTCGATGTACGTGAAGACGCCGAGCGGCTCGCCAAGACCCTCCGTTTACCCAATCGCAACCGCGATGCGATGATGCGCATGGCAAAGACGGTGTGCAGCATCGTGGCCATAGATGAACAGGTGCTAGAGCAACTTGCCTATATGCATGGCAAGGAGACCGCACGCGATTTGGTGTTGCTGGCGCTGGCACGGAGGCAGATTTCGCCCGATCTGACAAAGCTTTCCATGTTGCTGCGCGATATTGCGCTATGGACCGTTCCCGTCTTTCCGCTCAATGGGCGCGACTTGATCGATAAGGGCATGAAGCCGGGGCCTCAGATCGGCAGCCATCTGGACCAATTGGAAAAGGCTTGGGTCGCCAGCGGATTTGCGCTAAGCAAAGGGCGATTGCTGTCCATGGCCAGATCTTTGCATTAG
- a CDS encoding HAD family hydrolase, which yields MFPALVIFDCDGVLVDSETPANEVLVANLARHGMTLSLEEAEQKFVGGTLQTAFETLKAMGADLPDDWCSDYRKELHERLRQGVEPIAGVIAVLDLLDGEGVPYCVASNGSDEKMAITLGQTGLWERFDGRRFSAKTIGIAKPEPGLYLAAAKAMGARPDQCAVVEDSVSGVLAARRAGMRCFGYAPKGSGEALSAHGALLFNAMSQLPRLLNLHSKD from the coding sequence TTGTTTCCTGCTCTCGTTATTTTTGATTGTGATGGTGTGCTTGTTGATAGCGAGACCCCTGCCAATGAAGTGCTGGTTGCCAATCTGGCGCGCCATGGCATGACACTCTCGCTTGAGGAGGCCGAACAAAAGTTTGTTGGCGGTACGTTGCAGACCGCGTTTGAAACGCTCAAGGCGATGGGTGCGGATTTGCCAGACGATTGGTGCTCCGACTATCGCAAGGAGCTGCATGAAAGATTGCGACAGGGTGTCGAGCCGATTGCCGGTGTCATCGCAGTTCTGGATCTGCTGGATGGCGAGGGCGTGCCCTATTGCGTGGCGTCCAATGGATCGGATGAAAAGATGGCGATCACATTGGGGCAGACCGGCCTGTGGGAGCGATTTGACGGGCGGCGCTTTTCTGCAAAGACAATCGGCATAGCCAAGCCTGAGCCGGGGCTCTATCTGGCCGCAGCAAAGGCCATGGGGGCGAGGCCGGATCAATGTGCTGTGGTGGAAGACAGCGTTAGCGGTGTGCTTGCTGCCAGGCGGGCAGGGATGCGCTGCTTTGGTTATGCTCCAAAGGGCTCTGGTGAGGCGCTCTCGGCCCATGGAGCCCTGCTTTTCAATGCTATGAGCCAATTGCCCCGATTGCTGAACCTGCATAGCAAGGATTGA